The Nilaparvata lugens isolate BPH unplaced genomic scaffold, ASM1435652v1 scaffold5386, whole genome shotgun sequence sequence tcctagactttaaagctggagtcagaaaattggctttccaaacagggtgtagtcgcagcttttacaacagtagtcgtagtttttattttctcatttcttattGGAAACGCTTCTCCTTGACGAAATTGGACATTCCTAATAATTCAAATAGCTGAAACTAAAACACTATTttccgccacactgcacagaaagcagctgttttccagtccctacgtagatctgaaagaccttgtttgcagacgactctcgtctgacgtcagaacaggtttcttcaGGCCTAGGccgaaagagtaccctttccagccgctacaTGGAActagaaaggtgatcaaaaaacagctgatgaaaaatcttttattatgtgttcattattcaataattaaacatttataataatatcatcttattgtcatttgaaagaataaaaagtataaactcaacctcccacataattgaacatcatcttttaggttatttagacaaatcagagtaaaaaataaaaatacttggacaatctCCTGAAATTCGacacctcagatttgctagagctatcaccttcacttctgcttttggaagtgcttagtaacaactattctcatatatatattctttcttttctgtgtggcgaaaaatagcgtttgcacccacgggcaaaaatgtttttccggctttcaatcttttctagtcccgGCCTCGGCCTATCGgttttgaaaaccgatttcgcgccggaaaaatctaattttctgctctaggtgcggaATATATATTGTATTGGTCAGACACAGTAAGGTTCAGATAAAATAAGCAGTTTTATCAGCTGAAGAAAAGTGAAATGTGTTTGTCTGTGCCGCATACaactgtacgcaccttgagtgAGATtcatttgaacaattttgatgaatcccctgtaataattgaaatagatgtttcatttctcattgaatatttgacattgagattatattttttaccTGATTGGTTGATCCGACTGATCTCTCTCCTGAGTATGTCCATATGGGCTGCCTTGCAGTCAGGGCATACTCTTGTCACAGTGTAGACAATGACCGCAGTAGCCTTCTCACTGCATACGCCACATCTTTTCATCACCTGTGACACACGAGAGAGACAGAACATAACTTAAAACATTGGTAAGAGAGAGATGATACtattggtgtaataaccgaaaccggtctttctaagtatcaatgaatctggggtttcttgacaatttcttagtcttcttttCTAATCCTATTATtctaagcgagcaatttctgtatatctgtttatatttttctatttttataaatggtcATCTGGttatatagttatttatgttcaacggatcacgaaaacggctctaacgattttcacgaaatttggaacattatttatttattattatttatttatttgctcatacaattacaaatcatatgaatatgatcggaatagaacaacaggcatagcccaaaactattctgttcccaaattttgataaaaaataaaatgtccgaaaaaataggttatgtttttactgaaaaaagttaaagttcaatttctgttcaaaaatatatatgagctagaaattttgaattcataatgtttaaaataccaaattatagtaaaatattgcacttaatatcaccgccctttgaataaattaagttatttcagaaaattttgaagccaaaaaatACACCACAACTTTCCACTAGGCACAAATGCTGAAttataggtttatgatatcaaaattcgattgcactagttctcatccctgtgaaaactcgctgaaggatatgaaaaggataatacatccttggaaaaacagatgataatttcgtcgtctgtcgataacagaagatgcgtgtgcctgtgtgggagatcagctgtgtaatcaattagcttaccgtatctcgcgagaaatctaaaaatttcaattgactCGATcgaaatacagtaatctgatttgttgacatgagatggtatatatcataatatccGAAGTTGATCATCATTTTACAGTtgtaagtgattagtgagttttttcatagagaaacaatagcgtaagtagaaatcccatggtatagggcgttgatgtcgcaactttcactgttatctcaagctggtagtccacgtagttctttctcgtgaagctttatgacgctggtagtttctcatattgtgccgtacattcactctcaccccaacaaaacagtaaaaaccgACAATAATCgtcagtaattggcttgagataacagtaaaagttgcgacataaacgccctataccatgggatatctacttacgctattgtttctctatggttttattttgttattcaatttggtttgtaaacgaTCTAAATTACAACTTtcaacttttatgttttcaaataattggACTGAAAAATTCCCCtgaatttaattgtattgtacATAACCCACTTTTTTGAATATATAGTGTATTAATCAAATTTGGGGAAGAGACAGTTTGGGCTTGCcagttagtccttccccaatcatattACAGGAATGTGTActgttatcaataaataaataacgagcaaagacggtgccccaatattatgaataattacaacaatatcactctcaactacacaaaaagtatattcTTTACCTGAACACTGGTAGATCTGGAGTTCTCCGGTGATTTCAATATGCAACTCCAGAAATCTTTGAAGGGTGACATTTGTGGGGTAGCCTTGCACCCCTTGGTAGGGGATACGATGTTCCGCCCTGCATTCCGGGCATTTTACCTgcaaaaaattaccaaaaatttgaaaaaaaattgtcagaACATGAATAGGGATCATATATGAAGGTGTGTATAGACTTATGTGCTACTAACACCCGGGGTTCCCTCATATCAAgtttagatgatactgtatcatatcgtgttgatactgtatcatattctggtgatactgtatcgtgttgatactgtatcatattctggtgatactgtatcatattctggtgatactgtatcatattctggtgatactgtatcatattgtggtgattctGTGATACTCATATTggggtgatactgtatcatattgtggaaaaaagtaaattcgtatggcttttgttggtggggagtcccttgcgggaaggtcccaccgcctgaatatataatttaagccgtcaatgggccttacgactgtcatacttcagccgggaccgatagcttaacgtgcccatccgataacacgggagtgatatggtaaaaacttttggtattgagagggtttgaacccgggatctctatgctgctacgcaagcactctatccactagaccacggatcactccatcaTATTGTggagatactgtatcatttatggtacctgtgatgatgcgtcattcgtgaatttcctatcccctacaagTATTATCAACTTCTTACTCTTATTATACTATAGACTAGAAGGAAACCTGTGCTCCGCTAGGGTCAcggacaaactgaaaacttgacgtaatggaatctagaaaaattgaaaataggcctataaccatcctcggttaattaagaatctctATAAGCAAAATGTCaggttaatgagttgagtagttgagacgtgatgatgcatcatttgtgaatttcctatcctctacaagtataagccagttctttcctttattatagtatagattatttaGCAAAATATTTGACATGATGGAATCtcaaagaattgagaatagaactataactatcctcggttaataattaagaaatgatatgcaaaatttcaagttaatcagttgagtagttgagacgtgatgatgcgtcattcgtgaatttcctatcccctacctgtataagccagttctttcctttattatagtatagattattcatcaaaatattcgaCGTGATGGAATCTTAAATAATCGAAAATAGAACTTTAACCATCCTCGGCTAATAATTAAGAAAtgatttgcaaaatttcaagttaatcagttgagtagttgagacgtgatgatgcgtcaaacatgattttcctatcccctacgtttATAACTCAGTGCTTTCCTTTATCATATCCTCTTCTTCACGTGCCTGCTCCGTTTCGGATGTTGGCTATCATGATTTTGTCGACGGCGCTACGGAACAGCTCTGCAGATGACTGGTGAAACCATAGCCTCAGATTTGCCAGCCATGAAATTCTCCTTCTGCCAGGTCCCCTTTCTCCATTGATTCTTCCTTGAAGGATCTCTTGCAGAAGTCTGTATCTTGAGCTATTCCTCATAATGTGGCCGAGGTATTGgagttttctacttttaatTGTATTCAGGAGCTCCCGTTCTTTATTGATTCTCCTGAGAACCTCTTGATTGGTAACTTTTTGCGTCCAGGATATATTCAGCATTCTTCTGTACAGCCAGAGTTCAAAAGCTTCAATCTTTACCATTGTTTCTTCTGTGAGGGTCCATGCTTCTACCCCATACAACAGAACGGAGAACACAATAGTCTCAATTTAGTTAatagattgaatgaaaagactaagaaattgtcaaaaaaccactgatttattgataattagaagaccggtttcggttattacaccattgtcaatctctgactgaaataaattaagtttatcagagattgacaatggtgtaataaccgaaaccggtctttctaattatcaataaatcagtggttttttgacaatttcttagtctttttcattcaatatgaataattaccacaatatcaacttctcaactacacaaaaagttagtTAATAGGGTAAGGTCGTGACTCTTGTACACcttactcaatttattgaagacaACTCTTGCTTCTTATCTGCGGCATCTTATTTCTTGTGTGTTATTCCATTTCTCATTGATGATGGTACCCAGGTAGTTATAGTGTGAGACTCTTTCCATTGCATTTTGATTAATAAACAATTGTACCCCACCTACATTCTCCTTGCTTATTACCATGAGCTTTGTCTTATTAGTGTTGATTTTTAAACTATATTGCGAGCTCTTTTCCACCACTCTGTCCATTTCGTAGAGATGTTCAAAAGCTCATTTTAtccattttggtagagagttagtggggaggatattcttaatattctttccgaagaatggacattgatatgtccaaagctccgccaattatgtacatgcatgacaatatgattattatatagtattatattacaaattgctttttcatatcatatacagttcaataattattttcttagtctatattatgtaaattcatctataattttgctgtattgtaagctattgtatataagtgtataagccagtatatattgtaatctacataaataaagtactcaatcaatcaatcaatccatcaaCTGTTGCAGACCTTCAATGGCATCAGCAAACACAATAGTGTCATCTGCATACCGTATGTTGTTCAATCTTTTGCCATTCACTGATATTCCTCATCTTGATCTTCCAGTGCCTCTTCAATCTCTATcatatagtatagattatttatggagatatttgaattatttattaaaatatatttacctGTCTCCTAACATAGTCGACTAGCCCATCCATACACGTTCCATACAGAAGGAATGCTGGCATGGTAGGAGCTTTGGATTTCGATATCGGTCCAGGCATATAGCACAGGTCACAGTTGTTCGAATTGTTCCATGCTtcctgaaaaaaaaaaacatttaacaGATGAGTGCAGTACACTCACacaaaattttcactttatgTCTGAAAATTATATAACTCTACTCCAGATAATTTCAATTGCTGCCTCCGAATGAATTTAAGAGCGTGATAAAATAAATGTTTGTATTCTGTTGATGAATATTTCGAGATAGATTGAgtcaatgaatttcaatgaaaaatttttcataatttaatgaGGTACCTGCTTGAGATTGTTATCACTATTGACAAATCTGATGTTCTTGAATGTCATCTTATATTTTAAGATTGTTTTGACTAGCTATTAGGAATTCGACGTCTTTATTTCTTTTGTATAATTCTGGACTTttgtataattgattttctgctaacttatatgacgtttgtttttaacattattgtaatgttttacaacaataaagaatgatttagtaaaatcaaataaaatttatgaaatagGAAACAGGTGTAACATACATCCTGCTAGTGTTTGTATGAAAGACAGAAACATACATTGAATtatataccatagagaaaagatagcacaagtagatatgccatggtttgtagaattcattcaaagtttgcaagttttgtatcaaattatggtgttgtgtatcaagttgagatgatactgtatcatattattattttgtgttgaTACATAATCATTTATGGTTATGGTACGCCATGGTaaaggaccgttatgttgcaaatgtgacgatagtcctagtagttttcTTTGGTGACGCGACACATAGacatttttttttacttttctgGGCAACAATAGACCATCATTAGGGTCCAAGCTTCAGATACATAAATGTCTGAGTTTTCCTGTTTATTCTGGAGAGATGTGTGATTTTGTCATAAATTTCGAATTTACATGACAAACTACAGAATTTGCAGACAATTTATAAACGAAGAAGGTGCTCCCAATGATTTATTCAAAGATTTTCTCATACGTCAACTTACtcagtttcttcttcttcttcttctcttcttctcttcttcttcttcttcttcttcttttcctaccTCTTATTTCCACTCTTCATGTGCAAAGAAACCTGCTGATTTTACAAGATTCTTGTACTGTagtcttcttctcttccacctccttcttcttcaccatatACTTGTCctctctcatctctctctctctctctctctctcttattcttcGTTCCTCTACTCCTTACATTCCCTTGTTCTTCTattccaccttctccttccactcatcatcctccttctaTCACTTATACTTTTTCTCCCCCACAGAGTCAACTGTTGAACAAATGGATATctctttgaataatttttcccaatactgtagggttatgagttttAAGTgatatattatcccaattcaatgcgcattccatccaaatatcaaccaatcattctccactgaAATACTTTGGCTAATTCATTAGTGAACAAACCAGTTTACTTCTTCGTCTTCCAATTCTTACTGGTCTGTTGACAGAGCgtcaagtgtaagagagggtcgatgtcaaacgaggcaaacgacagaagagtccagcgacagtcgagaccagcgacggtagaggactcctgaaaaagaggcctcaactgtcgctaggctctccagaatggtagacagcaccaaaagaatattatcatttaatttgtatggatttaccagcaattgaataatatccctTTATTCCTTCCATATAtatgaataagtattgcaactttacaactgtaaataaaccttagttgcttcatcataaaaaacgaaattttcaagctcgtaaatacctttttgatactttgatgtcaaattctcagttcatgatagatgtaggatattattctacaaatcaatatctgttacaaatcaataacttttatcaatttcacacattcacattttacatttttttgatCTATATATACATTGAGCTTTTCTCATAAAAACtaaatt is a genomic window containing:
- the LOC120355964 gene encoding RING finger protein nhl-1-like, with protein sequence MPGPISKSKAPTMPAFLLYGTCMDGLVDYVRRQVKCPECRAEHRIPYQGVQGYPTNVTLQRFLELHIEITGELQIYQCSGKEYTFCVRRALHRLQDMLGVVEKNMLALQTNCSSVSEEVDEIYRRLTKALKDRTEYLRVRWIDTSQL